The genomic region TTAATTCTGTAACTCATGAGTCTTCTGTTTGGAAGGTTGATATGTTTTCACATGGAGTTTTCAAGAAATGGCAGACTTTTGGCATATTATAGAATTCGTCCATGAAGAATAGTATGATTGCTTTCACATCAACTGTGTATGTTTTTTCAATCAACGTTTCCCCTCACACTCAGCGATCTATCATATTCTAGCCTTCTCTACTTACCCAATTTGAGATAAGCAAAGAATCTTCTCTCTTTAATCTTGCAACTTATGATTCTTCTGTTTAGAAGGTTGATGTGTTTTAATAACATTTTGTTTGCTTATTTGTGTAAATGTAGTACTAAATTTCATCATTACTTCACAATCCATTTCAACCCATCACCTTCATGAGATTTTCCAATCAATTATCTCATCTCTTCATACCAACAATAGTTCAAGtgggtaattttttttttaaatgccagataaactttttaacgtgacagGTGATACTGATATGACAAACCCTCTGTACCACATGAAGAAGCCCAATTGAATATTAACCTATAAATTTCATCTGTATGCTTTCTCTCTCATAAATATTCCATGAATTCTCAGAAGAAAAGACCCTCCTGAGATAATGGAGTCAGATCTAAAACAGTTCCATGAATCTTGAGTGCAGTCATTGaagctatttcattttgttttgtagGTGGTCATTGATTGCAGGGAGAATTCCAGGAAGAACAGCAGAAGAGGTAGAAAAGTACTGGAAGCTGAAAACAGAGTCCCAGCATATGTGCTCTTCTCACAAGAAGGAGATACTGAAACCTGTGTGCAGTAGGCTTCAGCCATCTATTGAGAGTACCCCTAGTTGGTTTAGAATCAAAAGTGGTTTTGTTAAATACCATTTGCTAGCAAAGCATTAGAAAAATGAGTTCAGATCATTTCAATTTCTTTTTTTGTATAATCCATCTTTGTGATTTCCAATGTTTTATCAGTGACCTTTTATTGGGTTGCCAATTAGTCTGATTTAATTTACTCAGCAGGTTGAGATTTTCCTAATTTTATCCAGTAATCTATTTTTCTGTGTATTGCAAATTACATTACTTACCCCATAAtctggttcaattttaaaaataatacaattaaaaaCATGTGGGATATGAGATTTCCAAATTATTTAAGAATTCACAGTGACAATAATTTAAAGGATAAGGACCCACTGACAGCTTGGTGCCATGTTGTTATTTGCTGTTCAATTTTGGAAGGTACAGGCTTATCTAATACAATCTTTTTTATTAATTTTCCTTAAAATGTTAAGGTCattacaatttaaaaattgaaattatAATTGTATTTAAAGATGGGTTAGATTTATCCAGCCATTTTAAACTACAAATGAATTATATGATTATGCATATTTCTTTCTGTTCTTTctttaaaaaataatgaaatatttataattaaaatttcatAATTTGAAATTATATGTCACATGATTAGatatcttttatttcttctttaaagaattatttaatatcaAACTTATAATTTCATATTTATTTAGAATTAATAATATAAAACTAATAATCTAAAAATACTCTTaattcttaattttatttttttgctctTTTAGCTATCTGATATGGAGCATGAGCATTAAGCTGAACCTCTTGGGCTAAGACCCAAGAATTGAGGGGTATTCATTCACCAAATTCGCCCTGGGTACGATCCCAACTTCATCCTTTTTAGATGTCtaagccttgcactcaacaagacttgatccctcatgggctcattaagaacctttcaaattgttaaaatattttaattaaacaactatatgaaattttgttgTAATCATATAAACTTAAGCTATAAATAAACAATTTTGGGTGTGGATAATTTTATAAATTGACATGAGACGTATTAATCCATCTTTATTGAAGAATGGTTGATTTTCTAcaaatttatttttaatgttttcaaaattttaatttaatttgtgtAATATAGAAAATTGTACAAATAAAATTTGTATAATTATGTTAAATTtcatttagtttcaagtttattttGATGAAATggattaatataattattatatgtttaCAAGTCTCATGCTCTTGTATCAAGTTTGGTTCATTCTTTGATTCTTGGCcatctctattttcttttgtttaTACACAttcttatatatttatttttatctcaTCTTCAATTTAGACTTATTTCCACACTTTTGTCCTATTATTTCCATGCACTTGCTCCTAATCCTAAAGATTTGCATTTCCATATCTTGAATTAATCCCATAATGTCTTGGAATTGACACCAAAATTCAAATTCCCAAGTTCATGCCCTTTTCTACTTGTTATTAGGAGTTGAATTAATACATTTTTTCCATGACTTAAAATTTTATGTCTTGGTATTTGAACGaattcaaaatgcaattaattcacATGGTCAAAGAGAAAAAAAACCATATATGAACATTTTGATTAGGAGTTTAATAGGAAtccattgcattaatttgcatatATAGGCCATATGCAATGCTTGGGTATGTTGTTCCAAGGGCATGGACCCAGGAGAACTTGACACTAATTATTCAACAACTTCTCTAAAGATATTGTTAAATACCATCATCCTTACACATGTTGATATTAAGGTTACAACAAATAAAGTCATGAAAGTCTGTTAATTGCCAAATTGGATTCACACATTAAAGGATAAATATGTGCTTCTTGAGATCAACCCTAAGCCACTTGGGATCGATCCATAAGAAATTCTACGTCTATTTTGATTCCAATAGTGAGGATATTGAGAACATTTTTAGACATTGGTGAATTGATTGTGTACATGTTTAGATTTCATATTATGTCATCAAATTAAGAGTTTAGAATACATAtccttcttatttttattttatgataatcattagaattatcaaatccTACTTATTTAAATCTAGGTTAATTCCAAGTATTATTATTTGTATTAGTTTCACTAACCTAGATTTATCTAAAAAAGAGtttatttcctttcatttatgGTGAACCCAACCACATTAGACACACTGGGGTTTTGTCTTAAGTTTATCCTTCTTTGTAATtagtatttttaaataaattttttcttATTACTATATCTTATTTTatattagattaggtttttatttctCTTTCATACTTATGCTTCATCGATATGTCCTTTAGAGTTTGAGTTTACATTGCATGATCTTGTTTTCAACAATCTTACCCACTCTTGTTAGCCCCTTTAGGGTTTCATTTTAGTTCTAATTATTGATTAATTTTTAGTCTATATCATCCCTTGCCTTATTCGTATATTGCTTATCCATCCACATTTAGAATTTTGGTCTTTTATTGTATGGTCTTTTTTTGATTCCTACATACCCACCCTAGGATTCTACTTTATTTATACATCTTGTATCATCAATTCCAATATTCCATTGTACATATCTTCTAGTGATGCTTCTTTTACAAATTTGGATGTGTTCCTACATTTTGTTTAATCAAATCCACTCATCTTTGATGTTTTTGTATCTCTACATGGATGTGTTTTCTATGGAGATGTTGTTTCATGATTAATGTGGTTTCTCCTCATTTGTGGATATTTTTCTTACTTCTCTACACTTCTATCTTAAACACTAACTTCACTTGTCAATGGATTTATTTTTCCTCtcgtaatggtgaaaaattagggttttcaccattagagGGATGGAAACCACTAATTTGCCATTACATTCAATAAAGggaggaatccaatagatctaaTCCCAAATCAAGAATTATAAGGACTGAATATTGATTGGATTTTAAGGATGGCGTGAAatgaattgaccctcttttgtgagttgaaatgctgaattaagattaagtgctaaaaaatgaaggtaaaaatgtggaaatagtgagctacaaatgcaGGATTTTcgtgtgcacttggatctgagtagtatatgcagattcagatttgatccacaaaaaagatccaaaaatgtcAGGACTAGTTCGCTTGTCACCCTGATCCTCCTACTTTTTTGTacgccaaagagggttgattcgtctctgcaaataatgcctattcttAAGAGTACAACTTcgtacttgtttcctacacatagaaaaaaaaagaagggaaataggttgggaataggggcttgccatAGGTCAACCccccgttttggaattaaccatgaaattgagataaagataattgaaattgttgtaatggaagattctccttttgagggagatgttgaataatgactaaaaatcaagtgatatacctccttgtgaagttttgtatgTCTCCACACGAAATTAGGGCTTGATGAAGTCTTTAACAAAATAGAATGAAAtatgtctacttcaatgcttgacTCTTGACTtaattgttgctccaaggcttgaaggaagactgattaatgcttaattgcttgaatgcttgattgattgatcTCATGTGTGCTTGATTTCATGCGTGGattcttcaaatgagaggggaaatcctccttttatacttgctcacTGGATAAATTGCTAATTTCCCGACATGAGAGGACACAGAGAAAGAAATCCCGCTCAAATTTGGAATAGGACCAAGGGTTAAAAGGGGGCCTAAATTAGGGGGGACTAGAGCATGGTGCCCTAGTCCCACCCTTATTTTGGGCTAGGATAAGATGCCATGTGCATAAGAAAAGTAAAAAATGATGCAATTCATGAGGggcatgagcataattaggtcccaatcaggccaaggggcgcaaatgctaaggtagggacccaatgcggttaaaattgtacaagggtgcaattttaggatgctacacctctACTCTTCCTATGACTAGTGATTTATATGTGCATGATCATGCTAACATGTTAGCTTTGAGAAATTCTCATTCCTATGTTGATAACATGCTTTTAAATCTTGATCCCTCATAATACATCTAGGGATATTCCTTCATGTGATATACTTTGTGAGCATGTCCTTTCTACTCTCATAATAGATTTCTCTTCTTTCTCATGGTTTCTCCTATCCATGGATTTCTTGATTCATCTTGTCTTGAGTATCTTATGAAGTTGATACACATTCTCAAGTTTAACATGATGTTGTTAGTCTATATCTTGTAGCTCATGGTCTATTAATGATATGTTTATTAATGAGTATAGTGATTCTTCTTTACCTTCTCATGATGTGGTTGATGACTCTTTATTTCATTAAGATATCATTCGTGATGCACATTATTTAGAACCCATATGATAGATTCATACTTTAGTAAAATTAAAGATGTAGAGTTCCATGAACTAGATGATTCTTATCTTTAAATTATGCTTTTGTACATGCTCAccatatttttacacatgcatatTATGATCTTCTCTTGATAGTGATCACTAAAGGTTTACTTCATGTCATGAATCTTATGCATCCTTCCATGGTTTGGCATGTGTTTTCATAGATCACTTTACTCTTTTCCCTAGGCATATTTTACTCATAATTTTCATTTGCCCCTTTCTAGTGACCTATCCTCAAATGTATCTAATGGATTTCTCTATACATCATGAAGACACTCAATTGTTTTTATGAAGAACCTCCTTTGGATTCCTTCATACTTTCCAATGAGGTATCCTTGACTAATTTTGGATTGCAATCTTATACACTTTTTATTGAATAAACACAttatatacaaatggagataaagaATGGCATTAGGGTAATGTACCTTTAGTGGATTATTTACAACTTTCTTGTCCACTCCCATAGTTACACATGATAGCCATACACATATAGATATGGAACATTttaagatttcaatattttccgTTATGAAAACTACCTCATTAGTGATATGACCTACCCAAAAGAGTTCATTAATGATTATGAGATTAaaaatcctatcaaaccaatattacACACTTTAATTGAACATGAAATTTTGACTTATCCTACTATACTAACTAAAATTTTCTACTTATAGAAACTATAaccataaataataaaatttacaacTACATTCAAAT from Cryptomeria japonica chromosome 3, Sugi_1.0, whole genome shotgun sequence harbors:
- the LOC131050208 gene encoding MYB-like transcription factor TCL2, with amino-acid sequence MDYSVCMSSTGEEKNSTSQVIQVQQCYCCMTADEEDLIRRLHNLLGDRWSLIAGRIPGRTAEEVEKYWKLKTESQHMCSSHKKEILKPVCSRLQPSIESTPSWFRIKSGFVKYHLLAKH